A DNA window from Pseudomonas wuhanensis contains the following coding sequences:
- the rplQ gene encoding 50S ribosomal protein L17: MRHRKSGRHLSRTSSHRKAMFQNMAVSLFEHELIKTTLPKAKELRRVAEPLITLAKTDSLANRRLAFDRTRSKAIVGKLFNDLGKRYATREGGYLRILKCGFRAGDNAPMAYVELVDRAVGGEAVSAE; this comes from the coding sequence ATGCGTCATCGTAAAAGTGGTCGTCACCTGAGCCGCACCAGCTCGCACCGCAAGGCCATGTTTCAAAACATGGCGGTGTCGCTGTTCGAGCACGAGCTGATCAAAACTACACTGCCAAAAGCCAAAGAACTGCGCCGCGTTGCTGAGCCGCTGATCACTTTGGCCAAGACAGACAGTCTGGCTAACCGCCGTCTGGCTTTCGACCGTACTCGTTCGAAAGCTATCGTTGGTAAGCTCTTCAACGACCTGGGCAAGCGTTACGCTACCCGTGAGGGTGGCTACCTGCGCATCCTCAAGTGCGGTTTCCGCGCTGGCGACAACGCGCCTATGGCGTACGTCGAGTTGGTTGATCGTGCTGTCGGCGGTGAAGCTGTATCCGCTGAGTAA
- a CDS encoding catalase encodes MSQNSTLTTAGGAPVADNQNSRSAGPRGPLLLDDFHLIEKLAHFNRENIPERRVHAKGSGAYGTFTVTRDITQYTSAKLFESVGKQTPTFLRFSTVGGERGSADTERDPRGFALKFYTEEGNWDIVGNNTPVFFIRDPLKFPDFIHTQKRLPQSNLKSAQMMWDFWSHSPEALHQITILFSDRGIPDGYRHMHGFGSHTYSLINANGERHWVKWHYKTKQGIKNLAPAEAARLAGTDPDYAQRDLFGAIERGDFPKWSVNIQIMTEAQAEAHYENPFDVTKTWSQKEFPLIEVGELELNRNPLNYFAEVEQAAFGPSNMVPGVGLSPDRMLQGRVFAYADAHRYRVGTNHQQLPVNAPRSPVNTYQRDGSMAFGANGGAAPNYEPNSYVESPKQAPRYAEPALALSGAADRYDHREDTDYYSHAGALFRLMSDEQKNLLVNNIAGAMAGVSSDVVDRQLQHFFKADPAYGEAIAKALNVQLN; translated from the coding sequence ATGAGCCAAAACAGCACGCTTACGACCGCCGGTGGCGCTCCTGTCGCCGACAACCAGAATTCCCGCTCTGCCGGCCCTCGTGGCCCTTTGCTCCTCGACGATTTCCATCTGATCGAGAAGCTTGCGCACTTCAATCGTGAAAACATCCCTGAGCGTCGTGTACACGCCAAAGGTTCGGGGGCTTACGGTACGTTCACCGTAACTCGCGATATCACTCAGTACACCAGTGCCAAGCTGTTTGAATCCGTCGGCAAACAAACTCCGACCTTCCTGCGATTCTCTACTGTGGGCGGCGAACGCGGTTCTGCCGACACCGAGCGTGATCCACGCGGTTTTGCCCTGAAGTTCTACACCGAAGAAGGCAACTGGGACATCGTCGGTAACAATACGCCGGTGTTCTTCATCCGTGATCCGCTGAAATTCCCTGACTTTATCCATACCCAGAAACGTCTGCCGCAAAGCAACCTGAAAAGTGCGCAAATGATGTGGGATTTCTGGTCGCATTCGCCTGAGGCGTTGCACCAGATCACCATTTTGTTCTCGGATCGCGGCATCCCTGACGGCTATCGCCATATGCATGGCTTCGGCAGCCACACCTACAGCCTGATCAACGCCAATGGCGAGCGTCACTGGGTGAAGTGGCACTACAAAACCAAACAGGGGATCAAGAACCTCGCTCCAGCAGAAGCAGCACGCCTGGCGGGTACCGATCCGGATTACGCACAGCGTGACCTGTTCGGCGCCATTGAGCGCGGTGATTTCCCGAAATGGAGTGTCAATATCCAGATCATGACCGAGGCCCAAGCCGAGGCTCATTACGAGAATCCGTTCGACGTAACCAAAACCTGGTCGCAGAAGGAGTTTCCGCTGATCGAAGTGGGCGAGCTGGAGCTCAACCGCAATCCGCTGAACTACTTCGCTGAAGTCGAGCAGGCGGCGTTCGGTCCGAGCAATATGGTCCCGGGTGTTGGTCTGTCGCCTGACCGCATGTTGCAAGGTCGCGTGTTCGCTTACGCTGATGCCCACCGTTACCGTGTGGGGACCAATCACCAGCAACTGCCGGTGAATGCGCCTCGCAGCCCGGTCAACACTTACCAGCGCGATGGCTCCATGGCGTTTGGTGCCAATGGTGGTGCAGCACCGAACTACGAGCCGAACAGCTACGTAGAATCACCGAAACAGGCACCGCGCTACGCGGAACCTGCTTTGGCCCTGAGCGGCGCGGCTGATCGTTACGATCATCGCGAAGACACCGACTACTACAGCCACGCTGGTGCGCTGTTCCGCCTGATGAGTGATGAGCAGAAAAATCTGCTGGTCAACAACATTGCCGGCGCAATGGCTGGTGTTTCCAGCGATGTGGTTGATCGCCAATTGCAGCATTTCTTCAAGGCCGACCCGGCGTATGGAGAAGCAATCGCAAAGGCACTCAACGTACAGCTTAACTAA
- the bfr gene encoding bacterioferritin has protein sequence MQGHPDVIDYLNTLLTGELAARDQYFIHSRMYEDWGFTELYERINHEMEEEAQHADALMRRILMLEGTPRMRPDDLDVGTTVPDMLAADLRLEYKVSAALCKGIELCELHKDYVSREILRIQLADTEEDHTYWLKKQLGLIKLIGLENYLQSQF, from the coding sequence ATGCAAGGTCACCCAGACGTAATCGATTACCTCAACACGCTGCTGACAGGCGAACTGGCAGCGCGTGATCAATATTTCATCCATTCGCGGATGTACGAGGACTGGGGGTTCACCGAGCTTTACGAACGTATCAACCACGAGATGGAAGAAGAGGCGCAACACGCTGATGCGCTGATGCGTCGGATCCTGATGCTCGAAGGCACACCGCGTATGCGTCCGGACGATCTCGATGTCGGCACCACTGTGCCGGACATGCTCGCCGCTGACCTGCGTCTGGAATACAAAGTTAGCGCAGCTCTGTGCAAGGGCATCGAGCTTTGCGAGCTGCACAAGGATTACGTCAGCCGCGAGATCCTGCGCATTCAGCTGGCCGATACCGAAGAAGATCACACCTACTGGCTCAAGAAGCAGCTGGGTCTGATCAAGCTGATCGGTCTGGAGAATTACCTGCAATCGCAGTTCTGA